Below is a window of Edaphobacter bradus DNA.
AGTTGCTGAGCATTGCGTTGGGAACTTGCCTGCTTGTGGTGTTCGCCGCTCTCGCCACGCTGAACGCTTTCAATAAGCGGTTTCTGGATCCGGATACGACGGGAGAGATCTTCGTCTACACGGGTCTTTCGGTCGTAGCGTTTCTGCTGTTTGTAGCCGTGCTGGTTCTGCTGGTCCGCAATGTGCTGAAGCTGTATGCGGACCAGCGCAGCCGGGTGATGGGGACGCGGCTGCGGACGAGGATGCTGTGGGGAGCGGTGCTGGTGAGCCTGCTGCCGCTGGCGTTTATGTTCGCCTTCAGCTACCTGTTGATGAATCGCGCCGTGGACCGGTGGTTCTCGCAGCCGGTGACGGAGATGCGCGACTCAAGCAACCGGATGGCGTTTGAGCTCTCCCGCTATACGGCGGCGAACGCGCGGGCAGAGGCCGAGTCGATCGCGATGAGTTTTCCGGACTTCGGCGGCGCTGCCGGGCCGGTGACACAGAAAGACCGGAACCGGATCGAGGCGGTTCTGCGCCAGCATGAGATTACTTTGCAGGGGGGATTCGCGGCGGTCTACCAGGACCGCGGCGAGGTGGCGTCGTTTCAGATGCCGCGGCGCGATGGCACGAAGACGCAGGTGAAGAGCTGGCTGCCGGAGGCGAACTCCGGCGAGGACAGCGAAGGGGCGGCCGCACCTGCCCATGACAATCGAGTGGTGGGCGAGCCGACTGACGCTGCGATTCTGACGACGGCGCAACGCTCGGACGAACCGGTGTTCAGCGTGGGCGATACAGATTATGCGCTGGGCCTGGCGACAGCGAAGCCTGGGGTTACGGTCGTGGTTGGCGTGCCGATGCCGCGCGGCATGGCAGAGACGATGACCAATCTGCGCAAAGCGGCGGACGCTTACTGGACGCTGTTTCGCAGCCGGCGGCAGCTGAGAAATCTGTACATGCTCCTGCTGCTGATGATGACGGGCCTGGCGCTGTTTTCGACCAGCTGGCTGGCGCTGCATCTCTCCAAGCAGGTGACGAAGCCGGTGGAGTCGCTGGCCGATGCAATGGAGGCGATTGCGGCGGGAGACTATGGGCATCGCGTGAAGGAGAGCGCGACGGAGGAACTGGGCGAGCTGGTGCGCAGCTTCAACCACATGGCGGCGGACCTTGAGGGGAGCCGGCGCGCGGTGGAAGCGTCAACGGTGCAGTTGAGCGCGGCGAATACGGCACTGGAGGCCCGGCGGAGCGAGCTAGAGACGATGCTGGAGACGATTCCGAATGGCGTGGCGACGCTGGACCAGAATCGGCGGATCATTCTGGCGAATCGCGCGCTGGGCGAGATGCTCGATCCGGGAGGGCAGCGGCCGTTTCTGGGGCTGATGATGGAAGTGGCGTTCCCGGTGGAGCTTGCCGAGGTGTTGGACCGGCTGATCGGGCGCAGTCACAGGATGGGCTCGGCTTCGAGCGAGATCGAGATGACGAGCGGCAGCGACCGCTTTGGCGGGACGTTGAATCTGCTGGCGACGGTGGCGCTGCTTGAGACTCCGGCGAGCAACGAAGGCATGCGCCGCGAGCACAGGGGATACGTGATTGTGCTGGAGAACGCGACGGAGCTGCTGCGGGCTCAGAAACAGTCGGCGTGGAAGGAAGTGGCGCGCAGGGTTGCGCACGAGATCAAGAATCCGCTGACGCCGATCGGGTTGAGCGCGGAGCAGATTCGGCGGCATATCGACCGGCTGAGCGAGACCCTGGGATTTCATCAGATTGAGTCGCCTTCGCCGGTGGTGATCCGGCGCTGCAGCGAGGTGATCAGCTCGTCGGTGGAGACGATGCGCGCGTTGGTGGACCAGTTCTCGGCGCTGGCGGAGTTTCCGACGGCACGGCCGCGGCCCGCAGATTTGAACACGATTGCGGAGAACTCGCTGGCGATGTTCGCGGGCAGGCTTCAGAACATTCGCATCGTGCGGAAGATGGCGACGAACCTGCCGCTGGTGATGGCCGATCCGGAGGCGCTGAAGCGCGCGCTTGGCAACCTGATCGACAACGCCGCGGAGGCGATGCAGAACAGCCTGCTACGTGAACTGCGAATCGAGACGTCCCTGCTGGACAATGGCATGGTGGAGCTGACGGTTGCAGATACAGGCTCGGGGCTGACCGATGCAATGAAGGAGCGGCTGTTTCTGCCGTACTTCTCGACGAAGCAGCGAGGCACCGGGCTGGGGCTGGCGATTGCGGCGAAGATCGTTCAGGAGCACCAGGGGACGATTCGCGCGGAGAAGAATGTTCCGGCAGGAGCGAAGTTCATCATCGAGCTGCGCCCGGCGAGCGCGATGGACAGTGATTCGGAAGCGGGCGCGGTGGGCATGAGTGCGAGTGATGGCGGAGGGGTGGCTTGAATCATGTACTGATCGTCGATGACGAGGCGGAGATCCGCGAGTCTCTGGAAGGGATTCTGCGCGAGGAAGGGTACATCGTCACCACGAGCGCGACGGCGACTGAGGCGCTGGAACTGGTGCGCGATGCAGCTTACGACGTCGTTCTGCTGGATATCTGGCTGCCGGACCGCGATGGACTGGAGACGCTGGGAGAGATTCGCGCGATGGATACCGCGAATGCGCCCGAGGTCGTGATCATCAGCGGGCACGGCACGATTGAGTCCGCGGTGCGGGCGACGAAGCTGGGCGCGTATGACTTTCTGGAGAAGCCGCTGTCGCTCGATCGCACGCTGATTGTGCTGAAGAACGCGATGAAGGCGCGGCAGATGCGCGAGGACAACCAGGAGTTGATGCGTCAGCTCGCGGTTAAGGGAACCGTGACGGGACAGAGCGTAGCGATGAAGGCGCTCAGGCAGCAGATCAAGCTGATGGCTCCGACGAACGGGCGCGTGCTGATCTTCGGAGAGAGCGGGACGGGCAAGGAGCTGATCGGGCGCGCGATGCATGCGGCGAGCCTGCGCAAGGAGCGGCCGTTTGTAGAGTTGAACTGCGCTGCGATTCCCGAGGACTATATCGAGAGCGAGCTGTTTGGGTACCGGCATGGGGCTGCGCCTTCCGGGGCCAATGCGCCTAACGAGAAGCGTGGGACGTTTGAGCGGGCCGATGGCGGGACTTTGTTTCTGGATGAAGTGGGTGACATGAGCCTGAAGACGCAGGCGAAGGTCTTGCGCACTCTGGATGAGCAGAGGATTCTTCCGGTAGGCGCGACCCATCCGATTCATGTGGATGTGCGGGTGATCGCGGCTACGAACAAGGATCTGGAGGAGGAGATCGGGCGCGGGAACTTTCGCGAAGACCTCTTCTACCGGCTGAATGTGATTCCGTTTTACGTTCCTCCGCTGCGCGATCGCAAGGAAGACATTCCGCTGTTGGTGAAAGAGTTTCTGGCGGAGTTTGGCCAGCAGTATGGGCGGCCGCATGTGGAGATGACAGAGGACGCTCTGAGTGCGCTCAGGCAATACCACTGGCCGGGCAATGTTCGCGAACTGCGCAACCTGGTGGAGCGGGTGTTGATTCTGAACCCAAAGGTGCACCGCATCGAGCGCAAGCACCTGCCGATGCTGGTGTATCGGGGGCCGAAGCTGACGGAGTCGGGAAAGATCAACACGAAGACCGAGGAGTTCTCAAGCCTGGTCGAGGCTCGTGAGGCTTACGAGCGGGATTTTATTCTGAAGAAGCTGGATGAGGTCCACGGGAATGTGAGCCGCGCGGCGGAAGGGCTTGGGCTGGAGCGGAGCCATCTTTACCGGAAGATGAAGGCACTGGGTGTGACGGTGAAGGAGTAGGGTTGCTGCTTCGCTTCCGAATGACACTGCGGCTTCAGGGTAGAAGCCGCAGGCGGTAGCGGACGGTTCCTGTCTCGTGCCCGGGACCGTCGAAGGTGAGGCCGCACTTTTCCATGACGCGGATGGAGCCGGGCAGGGATGGAATGGTATCGGCGGTGATGCTGGTGATGCGCGGGTCCTGGCGAAGGAATTCGATCAAGGCTTTGATTGCTTCGGTGGCGATGCCTTGTCCTTCGAAGGCTGGGAGCAGGGAGTAGCCGATCTCGCACTCGACGGGAGGGTCGGTATGCGAGTGGGCTCCACAGCTGCCGACGAGGATGCGCGTTCCGTCGAGATGGTTGAGGACGATGTAACGCGGCCAGCCGAGCTGATCGGGAAAGTGCTCGAACTGGGAGAGCATGTAGTCGAAGACGTGGGTCTCCCAGTAGGGAGGCGGCCAGCTCTCGGGGATGGTGGAGCGAATCTGTTCTGCGAGGCGGCGTTGGTCGGTTTGTTCGTATCTGATGAGTTCGGGGGTGACGGCGATGAGCACGAGGCGCGACGTGCAGATGTCGTCCTGGGAGACGGGCATGCAGGGTACTCCTGAATCGCTCTTGCGGGGTGGTGCTGCCCGGTAAGATGGTTTTGGCTCAATCAGCGATGCATGCAGTTCAGGAAATCAAGGGCAGGCATGAAAGTGTACCAGCTTATTGCTTCTCGTCCGTCTGGCGGGCGGCGATTTCTTCGAGCTGGCGGCGCCAGTCGAGGTCTTCGACGAAGGTGTGGGAGCTTCGCCAGTCCTGCTGGACTTTGACGAAGAGCTCGAGGAAGACGCGAGTCCCGAGGAGGGACTCGATCTCCTTGCGGGAGGCAGTGCCGATGCGCTTGAGCATCTCGCCGCCTTTGCCAATCAGAATCGCCTTTTGTCCGGTGCGCTCGCAGAAGATGGCTGCGGAGATTTTCGTGACGGGGAGCTTGCCGTCCCTGGTCTTCTTCAGCGAGGCAGGCTCTTCGTACTTTTCGATGACGACGGCGGTGGCGTAGGGGACCTCTTCGCCGGTGAGGAGGAGGATCTTCTCGCGGATGAGCTCGGCGACGAGGAAGCGCTCGGGCTGGTCGGTGAGCTGGTGCTTGGGGAAGTATCGCTGGCCCTCTTGGAGGTGCGCGACGGTCTTGTCGAGCAGAAGCTCCAGGCCCTCTTTCTTGCGGGCAGAGATGGGGATCACGTCGGCGAAGGTGTGGAGTGAGGACCAGTGTGCGATGAGAGGGAGGAGGTCAGCTTTGGGGACAGCGTCGATCTTGTTGAGGACGAGGATGACTGGGCAGTCGAGCTTTTTGACGAGCGCGAGGGCGAAGTCGTCCTCGGCGGAGGAGAGGGCGCGGCGCGAGGCGGCGTGGGCGTTGCTCTCCTTGCCGGACGGCGAGGGAAGGCGGTGGGTGGCGTCGACGATGAAGAGGACGGCGTCGCGGGACTCGAGGGCGTCGTGGACCTCCTGCATCATGCGGCGGTCGAGCTGAGAGGTGGGCTTGTGGACGCCGGGGGTATCGACGAGGACGATCTGCGCGGCGGGATGGCCGGGGTCGGTCTTCGTCTTCTTGCGCAGAGGAAGTTCGAGGACTCCCTGGATGCGGGTTCGCGTCGTCTGGGGCTTGTGGGTGACGATGGCGAGCTTCTGCCCGAGGAGGGCGTTCAGGAGCGTGGATTTGCCGGCGTTGGGCCGGCCGATGATGGAGACGAAGCCAGAGCGGAAAGACATTCCTTTTATTATGCGCTGCCTGGAAGATGGCTGCCGGTGAAGGCGTGGGAGGCTCAGGCTGGATTTCGGGAATTGCGAAAGATGCACCAAGGCTGCCACGCTGCGAATCGAGCCTTCTCGCGGGATAATAGAAGTGGCGCATGGAATCCTTCTTTACGCGGTACAAGAACGTGTTGGTGCTGGTGGTTGTGCTGCTGGTGCAGACGATCGCGCTCGCCATTCAGGTGAAGCGGCCGGTGGAGTCTGGCGCGCCTGACGGCAACAATGTGACGCTGCTGCGGCACTGGGTCGTGGCGGTGATGACGCCTGCTGAGCGCTTTTTTCATGGGATAGGACATGGCGTACGCGGAGGATGGTCGAACTATGTGGACCTGCGGCGCACGCGGCAGCAGAACCGCGAGCTGACGGACGAAGTGGCGCGACTGCGGCTGGAGGAGGCAGAGCTGGCCGAGGACGCCATGCAAGGCCATAGACTGCAGTCGCTGCTGAGCTTCCAGCATCACTACGTGGCGTCGACTGTTGCGGCGCAGGTGATCGGGAGCAGCGGCTCGGATATGTCGCGGGTGCTGTATCTCGACAAGGGAGCGAAGGACGGACTGAAGCCGGACCAGGCAGTGATTACTCCGGATGGGATTGTGGGTAAGCTGCGGGATGTGTTTCCTCGGACCGCGCAGGTGCTGCTGATCAACGATTCCACATCGGGGGCGGGAGTACTGCTGGAGACGACGCGCATCCGGGGGATTCTGCGCGGTAGTCTCGGCGGGGCGATCCAGATCAACAACCTGACGGCGGATGCGCGGATCAAGCCGGGCGAGCAAGTGCTGACGTCGGGAGGCGATCAGGTGTTTCCGCGGGGGCTGCGAGTCGGGACCATCGAGTCGATTACGCCGGACCCGGATCATCAGCCGTATACGCTGATTCGCGTGAAGCCGGCAGTGAACCTCTTTCAACTGGAGGAGGTTCTGGTGATTACGGGAACACAGCCCGATCTTCCGGCGGAGTCGCAGAAGGACCTCGCACAGGGGCTTAAGACCGCGCAGGAGCAGGCCGCGGCCAAGACGGCTGCCGATGAAGCCGCGGCGGAGGCGGCGGCACGTACGACCGCGTCGCAGATCGTCGCAGAGCGGCTGCCGAGTCTGAACAACGGCCAGGATGCTAACGTCGCCAAGACGCCCGCAGGGGCAACTCCCGGAGGGACGGTTCCAAAGCCGCGGCCTACACTGCATCCGGACCGTTACACGCCTGGGGCGACGCCGCCTGCGTCTTCGCTCACTCCCGGCGGGGCGACCCCGGCTCCTCCCGCGCCGACAGTACACGACGAGGAACCCTCCTCGCAACGCAAGCCGCAGCCACAACCGGCGAACCAGGATAATTAGTCGCAACGATGCCCAGCCTCAGCTATACGTCACGCAGAGAACTCGAGGAGCACAGCTTCCCGCCAGCGGTCACGCTGCTGGTTCCGGTGGCAGCGATTCTGCTGCAGGTACTGATTACGAAGCTCTCGTGGCGGATGGGGATCGTCGATCTTCCGCTGCTGGTGGCAATCTTCTTTGCGGTCTCTCGGCGCAACCCGATGGCCGGGACGCTGACGGGGATGCTGATCGGGTTGTTGCAGGATGCGCTGACCGCTCAGCCGATTGGCGTGAACGGAATGGCGAAGTCGGTGATCGGGTACATCGCGGCGAGCATCGGCGTGCAGGTGGATGTGGAGAACCTGACGACCCGGGTGCTGATCAACTTTGGATTTTCGCTTCTGAACAGCGTGCTGTTGTTTCTGATCAACCGCCGGTTGCTGGACAACGCGGACTTTCACCTCCTCTGGCTGCATGAGTTGCTCCGCGCGCTGGTGAATACGCTGGTCGCGGTGCCGTTATTTTTGCTGCTGGATCGAACAAGGCGCATTGACTAAGGGGATTTTGGTACGTCGAACAGACGTACGTAGACTAAAGGCTGGATGGAACTGGCTCCCCAATACGAAGAGCAGGTTGGAGCGAACGGCAAGGCCGAGAAGCTTCCTGCGAACAAGCTGAACGCGGCGCAGTACCTGGTGGCGCTGGTGCTGGTGGTGTTGAGCGCCGGGCTGTGGCGGCTGCAGGTGCTGGGAGCGGACAACTTTCGCGCGCTGGCTGAGGCGAACCGCGTCCGCAAGGTCCCGGTACTGGCTCCGCGGGGGAGGCTGTTTGACCGCGAGGGGCGGCTGCTGGTGGACAACTATCCTTCGGTCTCGTGCTTTCTGCTGCGGGAGCAGGTGAAGGACCTGAACGCGGACCTGCCGCTGATTTCGCAGGGGTTGCACATTCCGGAGGAACAGATTCTGGCAGCACTGCGGCACTACCAGAGCGCGCCGAAGTATCAGCCGATTCCGCTGAAGCAGGACATCACGCCGGACGAGCAGGCGTTCATTGCGGCGCACACGTCGGAGCTTCCGGAGCTGGAGACGCTGGATGAGCAGCGGCGGCTGTATCCGCGAGACGGCTTTGCGGCTCACCTGATCGGATATGTGGGTGAGATCTCCGAGGACGACCTGAACAAGCCGAAGTATGCCTTCTACCAGCCCGGCGATGTGGTGGGGAAGTCGGGCGTGGAGGAGACCTACGACGCTCTGCTGCGCGGGGTCGATGGCAGCCGCGATGTGATCGTGAACTCGCACGGCAAGGAGATCGGACACCTGGGGCAGACGCTGGCCCAGCCCGGGCAGGACCTGAAGCTGACGATCGACCTCGATGTCCAGATGGCGGCCGAGAAGGCGATGGAGGGCAAGACCGGGGCGATGGTGGCGCTCGATCCGCACACGGGGGAGATTCTGGCGCTGGTGTCGCGGCCGACGTTCGATCCGAACCAGTTTTCCGTGCGAGTCTCGAAGAGCTACTGGAACGAGATCATCAACAACCCGGACCATCCGCTGCTGGATAAGGCGATTCAGGCGCAGTTGGCTCCGGGATCGACGTTCAAGATCATCATGTCGTATGCAGGACTGCAGGAGAATGCGGCACAGGACATGCATGTGATGTGCAGCGGCGGGGCATCTTTCTACGGACACTTCTTTGCCTGCGATAAACGTCACGGCATGGTGGATATCGAGCATGCGATTCCGTGGTCGTGCGATACGTTCTACTACACGCTCGCGAACAAGTTGGGGATCGATACGATTTCGAAGTATGCGACCGACCTTGGTCTCTCGCAGCGGACCGGAGTTGACCTGCCGGATGAGGTTACGGGCACGATGCCTTCGACGGCGTGGAAGATGAAAAACTTCCATGAGAAGTGGTATGCCGGCGAGGTGATCTCGGTGGGGATCGGGCAGGGCGCGGTGGCGGTGACTCCGATCCAACTGGCGCGGGCGATCGGGGGGATTGCTTCGGGAGGCGCTCTGCGCAGGCCGCATCTGGTGTTTCCGGATGAGGTGCCGGCTGAGGAGCTTCAGGCGGTTCACGAGACGTTTCCGGGGTCGGGCGATAAGACGGTTCAGCTCTCGACGGCAAACTGGCAGTTGATCACCGATGCCATGGCTCAGACGACGATCAGCGGGACGGCGGCCCCGGCGCATCTGGAAGGTATCGACTTTGCGGGAAAGACCGGCACGGCGCAGGTTGTGAGCCACAGCGCAGGCATGACCAGCCTGGGAACTGGAAAAGAGCGCGCCAACGCATGGTTCGTCGGTATGGCGCCGCGGCGAAACCCAGACATTGTCGTTGCGGTGCTGTGGGAGCACGGCGGATGGGGGGCCGGCTCCGCGCCCGTCGCCGCGCAGGTGATCAATGCGTTCGTAGAAAAGCAGCGGAAGCGGGCGAACAATCTGCGGATCGCGGAGACTCCCACGGTAACGCAGACGGCAACGGCAGAGCCGACGCCTGCACCTCAAAAGGACACCACGAACTAAGGCTTAACTGAGGCTAAACTAGCGACAAACATGCAGCGTCTCTCCTCCTACCGCGATTTTGACTGGGTTCTACTCGCCTTTGTGATGGTGTTGTCGGTCATCAGCGTGCTTGAGATCAAGTCGGCGACATTGCATACGAAGTTCCATGGGTTCGATCAGAAGCAGATCGAGTTTCTGGCCGCCGGCCTTGTGCTGATGTTTCTGATCTCCATGATCGACTACCATCGACTGCTGGATATTGTGCCGTGGGCGTACGGAATCAGCATTCTTTCTCTGCTGGTGGTAAAAGTCGCCGGGCAGAAGGTCCTTGGCGCGAGACGGTGGATCAACCTGGGCGGCGGCGTTCACTTTCAGCCGTCGGAGTGGGTGAAGTTGGTGCTGATCATCGCGGTGGCGCGGTACTTCTGGAACCTGAGCGGCAAGGAGCTGACGTGGGTCGATATCGGGAAGGCGTTTGCCCTGGTGGGAATCCCGATGGTGCTGGTGCTTACCCAGCCGGACCTTGGTACAGCCCTGACGTATTTCCCAGTGATGGTCTGCGGGCTGTTTCTGGGTGGGATTCGTCTGCGTCAGGTCGGAATCATTCTTCTGGCGCTCGCGCTGGTGGGCGGGCTTGCGTGGAAGAGCGGCAAGCGGCTGAAGCCCTACCAGCAGGCGCGCATCAATGCGTTCATCGATCCCGACTCCGACCCGAAAGGTTCCGGCTACCAGATACGGCAGTCACTGATTGCTGTGGGCTCCGGGGGGATCTGGGGCAAGGGAGCGAATAAAGGCACGCAGACGCAGGGCGACTTTCTGCCCATCCCCTACACGGACTTCATCTTTGCGGCCTTCTGCGAGGAGCATGGTTTTGTTGGCGCGCTTGGAGTGCTGCTGCTGTACTTTTTGATCCTGATGCGGCTAATCCAGAATGCGCAGACGGCCTCGGACCTGCCAGGGGCATATATCGTGATGGGGATCGTGGCGGTGATCATCTTCCAGATTGCGGTCAACGTGGGGATGGTCGTTGGGTTGATGCCGGTGACTGGAATTCCGCTTCCGCTGATGAGCTATGGGGGATCGTCGATCTTCTTTACTTTCCTGGCTTTCGGGATCGTGATGAACATCCGGATGAGACGGTTTGTGAACTAGCCGGACTGGTGGGGTTGGCGGCTAAGTGTCTCAAGGAAATAATGTTTCTCCGGGCTGGCCGCTGCTGAGGCTTTAGTGCAATACTAGAGACAGAACCTGACAGGCTGTAGATGCCACGTCAGTGTTCCATCCCGCTACTTCAGGCGCAGGGCGCCAGACAGCGGCAACAAGATTTGAAGAAAAGGCCGGCCAGGCGAGAGACATCGATCCCGTTGGCCGGACAGGTTTCAGGTAAATGAGAG
It encodes the following:
- a CDS encoding sigma-54-dependent transcriptional regulator — its product is MNHVLIVDDEAEIRESLEGILREEGYIVTTSATATEALELVRDAAYDVVLLDIWLPDRDGLETLGEIRAMDTANAPEVVIISGHGTIESAVRATKLGAYDFLEKPLSLDRTLIVLKNAMKARQMREDNQELMRQLAVKGTVTGQSVAMKALRQQIKLMAPTNGRVLIFGESGTGKELIGRAMHAASLRKERPFVELNCAAIPEDYIESELFGYRHGAAPSGANAPNEKRGTFERADGGTLFLDEVGDMSLKTQAKVLRTLDEQRILPVGATHPIHVDVRVIAATNKDLEEEIGRGNFREDLFYRLNVIPFYVPPLRDRKEDIPLLVKEFLAEFGQQYGRPHVEMTEDALSALRQYHWPGNVRELRNLVERVLILNPKVHRIERKHLPMLVYRGPKLTESGKINTKTEEFSSLVEAREAYERDFILKKLDEVHGNVSRAAEGLGLERSHLYRKMKALGVTVKE
- a CDS encoding sensor histidine kinase, with the translated sequence MAASENRRKLLSIALGTCLLVVFAALATLNAFNKRFLDPDTTGEIFVYTGLSVVAFLLFVAVLVLLVRNVLKLYADQRSRVMGTRLRTRMLWGAVLVSLLPLAFMFAFSYLLMNRAVDRWFSQPVTEMRDSSNRMAFELSRYTAANARAEAESIAMSFPDFGGAAGPVTQKDRNRIEAVLRQHEITLQGGFAAVYQDRGEVASFQMPRRDGTKTQVKSWLPEANSGEDSEGAAAPAHDNRVVGEPTDAAILTTAQRSDEPVFSVGDTDYALGLATAKPGVTVVVGVPMPRGMAETMTNLRKAADAYWTLFRSRRQLRNLYMLLLLMMTGLALFSTSWLALHLSKQVTKPVESLADAMEAIAAGDYGHRVKESATEELGELVRSFNHMAADLEGSRRAVEASTVQLSAANTALEARRSELETMLETIPNGVATLDQNRRIILANRALGEMLDPGGQRPFLGLMMEVAFPVELAEVLDRLIGRSHRMGSASSEIEMTSGSDRFGGTLNLLATVALLETPASNEGMRREHRGYVIVLENATELLRAQKQSAWKEVARRVAHEIKNPLTPIGLSAEQIRRHIDRLSETLGFHQIESPSPVVIRRCSEVISSSVETMRALVDQFSALAEFPTARPRPADLNTIAENSLAMFAGRLQNIRIVRKMATNLPLVMADPEALKRALGNLIDNAAEAMQNSLLRELRIETSLLDNGMVELTVADTGSGLTDAMKERLFLPYFSTKQRGTGLGLAIAAKIVQEHQGTIRAEKNVPAGAKFIIELRPASAMDSDSEAGAVGMSASDGGGVA
- a CDS encoding GNAT family N-acetyltransferase, which produces MPVSQDDICTSRLVLIAVTPELIRYEQTDQRRLAEQIRSTIPESWPPPYWETHVFDYMLSQFEHFPDQLGWPRYIVLNHLDGTRILVGSCGAHSHTDPPVECEIGYSLLPAFEGQGIATEAIKALIEFLRQDPRITSITADTIPSLPGSIRVMEKCGLTFDGPGHETGTVRYRLRLLP
- the mreC gene encoding rod shape-determining protein MreC; translated protein: MESFFTRYKNVLVLVVVLLVQTIALAIQVKRPVESGAPDGNNVTLLRHWVVAVMTPAERFFHGIGHGVRGGWSNYVDLRRTRQQNRELTDEVARLRLEEAELAEDAMQGHRLQSLLSFQHHYVASTVAAQVIGSSGSDMSRVLYLDKGAKDGLKPDQAVITPDGIVGKLRDVFPRTAQVLLINDSTSGAGVLLETTRIRGILRGSLGGAIQINNLTADARIKPGEQVLTSGGDQVFPRGLRVGTIESITPDPDHQPYTLIRVKPAVNLFQLEEVLVITGTQPDLPAESQKDLAQGLKTAQEQAAAKTAADEAAAEAAARTTASQIVAERLPSLNNGQDANVAKTPAGATPGGTVPKPRPTLHPDRYTPGATPPASSLTPGGATPAPPAPTVHDEEPSSQRKPQPQPANQDN
- the mreD gene encoding rod shape-determining protein MreD, with product MPSLSYTSRRELEEHSFPPAVTLLVPVAAILLQVLITKLSWRMGIVDLPLLVAIFFAVSRRNPMAGTLTGMLIGLLQDALTAQPIGVNGMAKSVIGYIAASIGVQVDVENLTTRVLINFGFSLLNSVLLFLINRRLLDNADFHLLWLHELLRALVNTLVAVPLFLLLDRTRRID
- the era gene encoding GTPase Era — its product is MSFRSGFVSIIGRPNAGKSTLLNALLGQKLAIVTHKPQTTRTRIQGVLELPLRKKTKTDPGHPAAQIVLVDTPGVHKPTSQLDRRMMQEVHDALESRDAVLFIVDATHRLPSPSGKESNAHAASRRALSSAEDDFALALVKKLDCPVILVLNKIDAVPKADLLPLIAHWSSLHTFADVIPISARKKEGLELLLDKTVAHLQEGQRYFPKHQLTDQPERFLVAELIREKILLLTGEEVPYATAVVIEKYEEPASLKKTRDGKLPVTKISAAIFCERTGQKAILIGKGGEMLKRIGTASRKEIESLLGTRVFLELFVKVQQDWRSSHTFVEDLDWRRQLEEIAARQTDEKQ
- the mrdA gene encoding penicillin-binding protein 2 — its product is MELAPQYEEQVGANGKAEKLPANKLNAAQYLVALVLVVLSAGLWRLQVLGADNFRALAEANRVRKVPVLAPRGRLFDREGRLLVDNYPSVSCFLLREQVKDLNADLPLISQGLHIPEEQILAALRHYQSAPKYQPIPLKQDITPDEQAFIAAHTSELPELETLDEQRRLYPRDGFAAHLIGYVGEISEDDLNKPKYAFYQPGDVVGKSGVEETYDALLRGVDGSRDVIVNSHGKEIGHLGQTLAQPGQDLKLTIDLDVQMAAEKAMEGKTGAMVALDPHTGEILALVSRPTFDPNQFSVRVSKSYWNEIINNPDHPLLDKAIQAQLAPGSTFKIIMSYAGLQENAAQDMHVMCSGGASFYGHFFACDKRHGMVDIEHAIPWSCDTFYYTLANKLGIDTISKYATDLGLSQRTGVDLPDEVTGTMPSTAWKMKNFHEKWYAGEVISVGIGQGAVAVTPIQLARAIGGIASGGALRRPHLVFPDEVPAEELQAVHETFPGSGDKTVQLSTANWQLITDAMAQTTISGTAAPAHLEGIDFAGKTGTAQVVSHSAGMTSLGTGKERANAWFVGMAPRRNPDIVVAVLWEHGGWGAGSAPVAAQVINAFVEKQRKRANNLRIAETPTVTQTATAEPTPAPQKDTTN
- the rodA gene encoding rod shape-determining protein RodA, translating into MQRLSSYRDFDWVLLAFVMVLSVISVLEIKSATLHTKFHGFDQKQIEFLAAGLVLMFLISMIDYHRLLDIVPWAYGISILSLLVVKVAGQKVLGARRWINLGGGVHFQPSEWVKLVLIIAVARYFWNLSGKELTWVDIGKAFALVGIPMVLVLTQPDLGTALTYFPVMVCGLFLGGIRLRQVGIILLALALVGGLAWKSGKRLKPYQQARINAFIDPDSDPKGSGYQIRQSLIAVGSGGIWGKGANKGTQTQGDFLPIPYTDFIFAAFCEEHGFVGALGVLLLYFLILMRLIQNAQTASDLPGAYIVMGIVAVIIFQIAVNVGMVVGLMPVTGIPLPLMSYGGSSIFFTFLAFGIVMNIRMRRFVN